CCATGTTTAATACTGTAGCCACACCAATGGTTATAAAAAATAAAATTGGCTCATAATAGGCTTCAGAGGATATAACCAGTATAATTGTTATAATTATGAAGGCAGCAGCTGAATAAAGAAATAATTCCCTAGAGGTAGTATCCATCATGTCCTTTGATACCGCTGCAGGTCCTCCTAGGTAATGCTCCTCCTTAACCATATCATCTATTTTATCTAATGCTTTTCTAGTTGATATACTTTCATTTCCTTCTTTAAACTGTATCTGGAAAAGACTATATTCACCACGCACAAATCTTTCAGTCAGCTTTTCATCAAAAAATTCAGCAGGCTTATTTATATCTTCTATGCTGTCTAGCCAGACTACCTCTTCTACGCCTGGAAGTTCTTTAATTTTATCTTTTAATTCCTTGACCGCATAAAGCTCACTGTTTTTCACCATTAATGATGCCGTGCCATTGATGCTGAACTCATGTTCAAGTTTCTGCTTTCCCTTGATAGAGTTCATGCTGCTAGGAAGATAAGACCCTAAATCATACTCTATTGATACGAACCTCGAGCCTATAAGGGAAAATAAAATAGCACAGATATAAAACATAATAATGAACTTTTGATGTTCAACAATGAATTTAGCAAACCTCTTCATAATCCATCCCTTTCTTAACTAACTTATTAAAACATAAATTTAAAACAAGTGTTTTAAATTTATGTTTTAATAATATCATGCTGAATTTCTGTAGTCAATGAGTAAAATAGTAAAACTAAATCTCTCTGAATTATTTATATTGTAATCCTTCCTACATATAAAACTATCCTAAATTTCAGCCAAATAAAAAAGACCTGCTTCCATTAGCTGGTCTTACTTACTTGATAAAATATCAGTTATAAATCTTTCTATGTATTCCTTTAATTCTTTATCGCTATCTATTCCTGATATACCCTTTTCTGAAAAATATATTTTAGATATTATATGGTGAACAACCAAACCTACAATTCCAGAGAAAATCTCTAAATACTTATGTTTTACTATCTGAGGATTGCTGCAGCCTGTGACTTTTATAATACTGTCCTCAATCATATCCTGAACTTCTTTATCCAAATAAACCCTTTGAATTAAAGCGGGGTTATATGTTCTATCAACAGTAGCAAGACTTATAACAAGTTCTGTTACTGCCGGAAACTTAAACATAAACTCTGTAAGATTATAAGCCCACTTCACAAGCTTCTCTA
The genomic region above belongs to Clostridium swellfunianum and contains:
- a CDS encoding TetR/AcrR family transcriptional regulator, whose translation is MANENLDTKNKLLQAAIDIFGFKGEVTTREITEAAGVNVAAINYYFGNKNNLLKEVENYYANLLNSKQHEILKNSDLSPLEKLVKWAYNLTEFMFKFPAVTELVISLATVDRTYNPALIQRVYLDKEVQDMIEDSIIKVTGCSNPQIVKHKYLEIFSGIVGLVVHHIISKIYFSEKGISGIDSDKELKEYIERFITDILSSK